From Herbiconiux flava, one genomic window encodes:
- a CDS encoding SIMPL domain-containing protein, with protein sequence MPETIITVAGTGRLRRTPERAKVRIGIGFEGSKRDSVLAATRAAHESVTGSLVTLLHPDGGPVIDWASEDIRVWGQRPYSPDGSRLPVEFHSAVFVDAEFGDFEALSEWIDVVSAGDGIAVDGIEWRLAPDTEAVLQREVRQAAIQDALTKAREYADALGLGTVTALSLSDPGLLDDSGSGSPGGQPRMLAMAKSSGGGGIELRPNAIVIEASVHARFSAAPPAAR encoded by the coding sequence ATGCCAGAGACCATCATCACCGTCGCCGGCACCGGCCGGCTGCGCCGCACCCCCGAACGCGCGAAGGTGCGCATCGGCATCGGCTTCGAGGGGTCCAAGCGCGACAGCGTGCTCGCCGCCACCCGCGCCGCCCACGAATCCGTGACGGGCTCACTCGTCACCCTGCTGCACCCCGACGGCGGCCCCGTCATCGACTGGGCCTCCGAGGACATCCGCGTCTGGGGCCAGCGCCCCTACAGCCCCGACGGCTCGCGCCTGCCGGTCGAGTTCCACAGCGCCGTGTTCGTCGACGCCGAGTTCGGCGACTTCGAGGCGCTCTCCGAGTGGATCGACGTGGTCTCGGCCGGCGACGGCATCGCGGTCGACGGCATCGAGTGGCGCCTCGCCCCCGACACCGAGGCCGTGCTGCAGCGCGAGGTGCGCCAGGCGGCGATCCAGGATGCCCTGACCAAGGCCCGCGAGTACGCCGACGCCCTGGGGCTCGGCACGGTCACGGCGCTCTCGCTGAGCGACCCGGGGCTGCTCGACGACTCCGGATCGGGCTCGCCGGGCGGTCAGCCACGGATGCTCGCCATGGCCAAGTCCTCGGGCGGCGGCGGCATCGAGCTGCGGCCGAACGCGATCGTGATCGAAGCCTCGGTGCACGCGCGCTTCAGCGCCGCTCCCCCGGCCGCCCGATGA
- a CDS encoding SDR family NAD(P)-dependent oxidoreductase produces the protein MSESTAGSRAGGARDELRGRHVVVTGGTGGLGYWASEQLAARGASVVIAARSPEKGAAALASLAQHVPGADARFVRLDLADLASVEAAAIELAGLPPIDALIANAGVLSSDGRQVTADGFESMIGTNLLGHAALIGRLLPRMLEPGRAPGRAGPRIVSLGSISHEFFRIDLDDLQSERGRFREFRTYGRSKLAVMTFAFELDRRLRAAGADVASLVAHPGFAVDELTPPRDILPTPKTAGALVRAGYRLGAQGKDAGALPLVVAAVDPRSAGGQYWGPSGWRQLKGRPAIVAAKPYARDRAVAERLWAAIEELTGIRYPV, from the coding sequence ATGAGCGAGTCCACGGCCGGCTCTCGCGCCGGCGGGGCGCGCGACGAGCTGCGTGGCCGCCACGTCGTCGTCACCGGAGGCACGGGCGGGCTCGGCTACTGGGCGAGCGAGCAGCTGGCCGCCCGCGGCGCCTCCGTCGTGATCGCGGCCCGCTCCCCCGAGAAGGGCGCAGCCGCGCTGGCCTCACTCGCCCAGCACGTGCCCGGTGCCGACGCCCGCTTCGTGCGACTCGACCTCGCCGACCTCGCCTCGGTCGAGGCCGCCGCGATCGAACTGGCCGGACTGCCGCCGATCGACGCCCTGATCGCCAACGCCGGCGTGCTCTCGAGCGACGGCCGTCAGGTCACCGCCGACGGCTTCGAGTCGATGATCGGCACGAACCTCCTCGGCCACGCCGCCCTGATCGGGCGCCTGCTGCCCCGGATGCTCGAGCCGGGCCGTGCACCCGGGCGCGCTGGTCCCCGCATCGTGAGCCTCGGCTCGATCAGCCACGAGTTCTTCCGGATCGACCTCGACGATCTGCAGAGCGAACGCGGACGGTTCCGCGAGTTCCGCACCTACGGACGGTCGAAGCTCGCCGTAATGACGTTCGCGTTCGAGCTCGACCGGCGGCTGCGGGCGGCGGGGGCCGACGTGGCGAGCCTGGTCGCGCATCCGGGCTTCGCTGTCGACGAGCTCACGCCCCCGCGCGACATCCTGCCGACCCCGAAGACGGCCGGCGCCCTCGTGCGCGCCGGCTACCGCCTCGGCGCCCAGGGCAAGGACGCGGGGGCTCTGCCGCTCGTGGTCGCCGCCGTCGATCCGCGCTCCGCGGGCGGGCAGTACTGGGGCCCAAGCGGCTGGCGCCAGCTGAAGGGCCGCCCCGCTATCGTGGCCGCGAAGCCCTACGCGCGGGATCGCGCCGTCGCCGAACGGTTGTGGGCCGCCATCGAGGAGCTCACGGGCATCCGCTACCCGGTCTGA
- the smpB gene encoding SsrA-binding protein SmpB produces the protein MPRERGEKVVATNRKARHDYTIEDTYEAGLVLTGTEVKSLRAGRASLVDGYAFIDGGEAWLDAVHIPEYNEGTWNNHPPRRKRKMLLHKEQIIKISHKTKEGGYTLVPLRLYFLDGRAKVEIAVAKGKREYDKRQTLRERQDKREADRAMAGRRNLGD, from the coding sequence GTGCCCCGCGAACGCGGAGAGAAGGTCGTCGCGACCAACCGCAAGGCGCGCCACGACTACACCATCGAAGACACCTACGAGGCCGGCCTCGTGCTCACCGGCACCGAGGTCAAGTCGTTGCGCGCCGGCCGCGCCTCGCTCGTCGACGGCTACGCCTTCATCGACGGGGGAGAGGCCTGGCTCGACGCCGTGCACATCCCCGAGTACAACGAGGGCACCTGGAACAATCACCCGCCCCGGCGCAAGCGCAAGATGCTCCTGCACAAGGAGCAGATCATCAAAATCTCGCACAAGACCAAAGAGGGCGGCTACACACTGGTGCCGCTGCGGCTCTACTTCCTCGACGGACGGGCCAAGGTCGAGATCGCGGTCGCCAAGGGAAAGCGCGAGTACGACAAGCGCCAGACGCTGCGCGAGCGGCAGGACAAGCGCGAGGCTGATCGCGCCATGGCCGGCCGCCGCAACCTCGGCGACTGA
- the ftsX gene encoding permease-like cell division protein FtsX has protein sequence MRFALILGEVGTGLRRNVSMVVSVVLVTFISLTFVGTAILLQMQIGQMKNFWYDKAQVAVYMCTATSGGDNCAGGEATPDQIAAVQGQLESPTLAPFIDRFYFEDHDQAYENFQKQFAGNPVTEYVTPDLLNQTYWVNLVDPTQSDVLVESLSGLAGVDSVTDQRSYLEQIFSILNAASYTAIGIAALMLVAAVLLIATTIRLSAFSRRREIGIMRLVGASNRFIQTPFILEGVIAALIGSILAGGAIVAIVQFFVRDFLVPALPFTSFVSIGDALLVAPILLVVGAVLAAFSAKFAITRYLKV, from the coding sequence GTGAGATTCGCACTCATCCTGGGCGAGGTCGGCACCGGCCTCCGCCGCAACGTCTCGATGGTCGTCTCCGTCGTGCTCGTGACCTTCATCTCCCTCACCTTCGTGGGAACGGCCATCCTGCTGCAGATGCAGATCGGCCAGATGAAGAACTTCTGGTACGACAAGGCCCAGGTCGCCGTGTACATGTGCACCGCGACCTCCGGCGGCGACAACTGCGCCGGAGGCGAGGCGACGCCCGACCAGATCGCGGCCGTGCAGGGGCAGCTCGAGTCGCCCACCCTCGCGCCGTTCATCGACCGGTTCTACTTCGAGGACCACGACCAGGCCTACGAGAACTTCCAGAAGCAGTTCGCCGGCAACCCGGTCACCGAGTACGTCACCCCCGACCTGCTGAACCAGACCTACTGGGTGAACCTCGTCGACCCGACCCAGTCCGACGTTCTGGTCGAGAGCCTCTCGGGCCTCGCCGGTGTCGACAGCGTCACCGACCAGCGCAGCTACCTCGAGCAGATCTTTTCGATCCTGAACGCCGCGAGCTACACCGCGATCGGCATCGCTGCCCTGATGCTCGTGGCTGCCGTGCTGCTGATCGCCACCACGATCCGGCTCTCCGCGTTCTCGAGACGCCGCGAGATCGGCATCATGCGGCTCGTGGGTGCCTCGAACAGGTTCATCCAGACGCCGTTCATCCTCGAGGGGGTGATCGCCGCGTTGATCGGATCGATCCTCGCGGGCGGCGCGATCGTGGCGATCGTGCAGTTCTTCGTGCGCGACTTCCTCGTGCCCGCGCTCCCGTTCACCTCGTTCGTGAGCATCGGAGACGCCCTGCTGGTGGCACCGATCCTGCTGGTGGTGGGCGCCGTGCTGGCGGCCTTCTCGGCGAAGTTCGCGATCACCCGCTACCTGAAGGTCTGA
- the ftsE gene encoding cell division ATP-binding protein FtsE, which yields MIRFDHVSKTYRGTKRPALDSIDLEILRGEFVFLVGASGSGKSSFLRLVLKEDRPTGGNIHVLGQDLNAISNRKVPYFRRNLGVVFQDFRLLPGKNVFDNVAFTLQVIGKSRGFIQEAVPDVLQMVGLAEKANRLPHELSGGEQQRVAIARAVVNKPAILLADEPTGNLDPSTSAGIMTVLERINAGGTTVVMATHDNAIVDHMKRRVVELVTGQIVRDEDQGGYGMTAEIALQDSGLTAEIALSEGLVRPTGPAQPHTAPVRQVPPMPPATAATPFVRPAEPERERVTVPPAPEQTTDAQEQAARQQRATAQQQAAAQQAAALQQVQQNRAAAAAAAAPPMPPQGAPHDPRDPATESLTLAEKLGLRAPGAAADPANDQNVGPTT from the coding sequence ATGATTCGGTTTGATCACGTATCCAAAACCTACCGGGGCACCAAGCGGCCGGCACTCGACTCGATCGACCTCGAAATCCTCCGGGGCGAGTTCGTGTTCCTCGTCGGCGCCTCCGGTTCGGGCAAGTCCAGCTTCCTCCGCCTCGTGCTCAAGGAGGACCGCCCCACGGGCGGAAACATCCACGTGCTCGGGCAGGACCTGAACGCGATCTCCAACCGCAAGGTGCCCTACTTCCGGCGCAACCTCGGTGTCGTCTTCCAGGACTTCCGCCTGCTGCCCGGCAAGAACGTCTTCGACAACGTCGCGTTCACCCTCCAGGTCATCGGCAAGTCCCGAGGCTTCATCCAGGAGGCCGTGCCCGACGTGCTGCAGATGGTCGGTCTCGCCGAGAAGGCGAACCGATTGCCGCACGAGCTGTCGGGCGGTGAGCAGCAGCGCGTGGCCATCGCCCGCGCGGTCGTCAACAAGCCCGCCATCCTGCTGGCCGACGAGCCGACCGGAAACCTCGACCCCTCCACCAGTGCCGGCATCATGACCGTGCTCGAGCGCATCAACGCCGGGGGCACCACCGTCGTGATGGCCACCCACGACAACGCGATCGTCGACCACATGAAGCGCCGCGTCGTCGAGCTCGTGACCGGCCAGATCGTGCGTGACGAAGACCAGGGCGGCTACGGCATGACCGCCGAGATCGCTCTGCAGGACTCGGGCCTCACCGCCGAGATCGCCCTCTCCGAGGGTCTCGTGCGGCCGACCGGTCCCGCCCAGCCGCACACGGCGCCCGTGCGCCAGGTTCCCCCCATGCCTCCCGCGACCGCGGCGACGCCCTTCGTGCGCCCGGCCGAGCCCGAGCGTGAGCGCGTCACGGTGCCTCCTGCCCCCGAGCAGACGACGGATGCCCAGGAGCAGGCCGCCCGCCAGCAGCGCGCCACCGCCCAGCAGCAGGCCGCCGCGCAGCAGGCGGCAGCCCTCCAGCAGGTGCAGCAGAACCGGGCCGCCGCAGCCGCAGCCGCAGCGCCGCCGATGCCGCCGCAGGGCGCCCCGCACGATCCCCGCGACCCGGCCACCGAGTCGCTCACCCTGGCCGAGAAGCTCGGCCTCCGGGCTCCCGGCGCCGCCGCCGACCCGGCGAACGACCAGAACGTGGGGCCGACGACGTGA
- the prfB gene encoding peptide chain release factor 2, with translation MLDLDLSDQIAQLRSTFADIRTVVDVDGLRAEIARLSEEAGVPDLWDDTEKAQKITSALSHRQGELAKIESIESRLDDLEVLIELANEAGDEESAEEARVELVSLQKVLGDLEVQTLLNGEFDARPAVITIRAGAGGVDASDFSEMLMRMYLRWAEKHGYSSTVMETSYAEEAGIKSATFEIDAPYAFGTLSVEAGTHRLVRMSPFGAAGKRQTSFAAVEVIPLLEEAAVIEIPENDIRVDVFRSSGPGGQSVNTTDSAVRITHLPTGTVVSMQNEKSQIQNRAAAMRVLQSRLMLLQREQEAAQKKELAGTITASWGDQMRSYVLAPYQMVKDLRTDHEVNNPSAVFDGDLDGFINAGIRWRKRKQD, from the coding sequence ATGCTCGACTTAGACCTCAGTGACCAGATCGCCCAGCTGCGAAGCACCTTCGCCGACATCCGGACGGTGGTCGACGTCGACGGCCTCCGGGCCGAGATCGCCCGCCTCAGCGAGGAGGCCGGTGTGCCCGATCTGTGGGACGACACCGAGAAGGCGCAGAAGATCACGAGCGCCCTCAGCCACCGGCAGGGCGAGCTGGCGAAGATCGAGTCGATCGAGTCGCGGCTGGACGACCTCGAGGTGCTGATCGAGCTCGCCAACGAGGCGGGCGACGAGGAGTCGGCCGAGGAGGCCCGCGTCGAGCTCGTCTCGCTGCAGAAGGTGCTCGGCGACCTCGAGGTGCAGACGCTGCTGAACGGCGAGTTCGACGCGCGGCCGGCGGTCATCACGATCCGTGCGGGGGCCGGTGGCGTCGATGCGTCCGACTTCTCCGAGATGCTGATGCGCATGTACCTGCGCTGGGCCGAGAAGCACGGCTACTCCAGCACCGTGATGGAGACGAGCTACGCCGAGGAGGCCGGCATCAAGTCGGCCACCTTCGAGATCGACGCGCCCTACGCCTTCGGCACGCTCTCGGTCGAGGCGGGCACGCACCGCCTCGTGCGGATGAGCCCGTTCGGCGCGGCCGGCAAGCGCCAGACGAGCTTCGCCGCGGTCGAGGTCATCCCGCTGCTGGAAGAGGCCGCCGTGATCGAGATCCCCGAGAACGACATCCGCGTCGACGTCTTCCGCTCCTCCGGCCCCGGCGGCCAGTCGGTGAACACCACCGACTCGGCGGTGCGCATCACCCACCTCCCGACGGGCACCGTCGTGTCGATGCAGAACGAGAAGAGCCAGATCCAGAACCGCGCCGCGGCGATGCGGGTGCTGCAGTCGCGCCTGATGCTGCTCCAGCGCGAGCAGGAGGCGGCCCAGAAGAAGGAGCTCGCCGGCACCATCACCGCGAGCTGGGGCGACCAGATGCGCAGCTACGTGCTGGCGCCTTACCAGATGGTTAAAGACCTGCGCACCGACCACGAGGTCAACAACCCCTCCGCGGTGTTCGACGGCGACCTCGACGGCTTCATCAACGCGGGCATCCGCTGGCGCAAGCGCAAGCAGGACTAG
- a CDS encoding MFS transporter, with the protein MSDAQTDTFRFRSIALPALLPSLLFAIGEGAVIPIIPGIAHSLGAGLAGAGLIAAMIVVGQLVGDIPSGWLVSRIGERRSMIAAGILSLFSVVLAMLAPNAVLFGVGIFLLGLSAAVFALARQAFMTSFVPVRIRARALSTLGGAFRAGWFVGPFLGSAVITLTGSVWTAFGVHIICLVAVVIILLRMPDPTARLTQPDAGRTLVEAEAKGLFRTIADNRGVLLRVGSGAGVVGALRASRMAILPLWAVSIGLSPSTTALVIGLGGAADFALFYTSGWIMDRFGRLWSVVPSMVGMGAALITLSFTHDLGGAEQWFVVIAIVMGVANGVGSGIIMTLSADLAPRENPAPFLGAFRFTADAGAALAPLGVSAVVAVASLPLATGLVGVVGIVGAGILIRAIPRYLPRPGRAAALETAPPAR; encoded by the coding sequence ATGAGCGACGCACAGACCGACACCTTCCGGTTCCGCTCGATCGCGCTCCCGGCCCTCCTGCCCTCCCTGCTGTTCGCGATCGGCGAGGGCGCGGTGATCCCGATCATCCCGGGCATCGCCCACTCCCTCGGCGCCGGGCTCGCGGGCGCCGGCCTGATCGCCGCGATGATCGTGGTGGGGCAGCTCGTCGGCGACATCCCGAGCGGCTGGCTGGTGTCGAGGATCGGCGAGCGACGCTCGATGATCGCGGCGGGCATCCTCTCCCTCTTCTCCGTCGTGCTGGCGATGCTCGCGCCGAACGCCGTGCTGTTCGGCGTCGGCATCTTCCTGCTCGGGCTCTCGGCCGCGGTGTTCGCGCTCGCCCGGCAGGCGTTCATGACGAGCTTCGTGCCGGTGCGCATCCGGGCCCGTGCCCTGTCGACGCTCGGTGGCGCATTCCGGGCGGGCTGGTTCGTCGGGCCGTTCCTCGGCAGCGCGGTGATCACCCTGACCGGCAGCGTCTGGACCGCGTTCGGGGTGCACATCATCTGCCTCGTGGCCGTCGTGATCATCCTGCTCCGGATGCCCGACCCGACCGCCCGCCTCACGCAGCCCGATGCCGGACGGACGCTCGTCGAGGCCGAGGCGAAGGGTCTGTTCCGCACCATCGCCGACAACCGCGGCGTGCTGCTGCGCGTCGGATCCGGAGCCGGCGTCGTGGGCGCCCTCCGCGCCAGCCGGATGGCCATCCTGCCGCTCTGGGCCGTGAGCATCGGCCTCTCGCCCTCGACCACCGCGCTCGTGATCGGCCTCGGCGGTGCCGCCGACTTCGCCCTGTTCTACACCAGCGGCTGGATCATGGACCGCTTCGGCCGGCTCTGGAGCGTCGTGCCCTCGATGGTCGGCATGGGCGCCGCGCTGATCACGCTCTCGTTCACCCACGACCTCGGCGGCGCGGAGCAGTGGTTCGTCGTGATCGCGATCGTGATGGGAGTGGCGAACGGCGTGGGCAGCGGCATCATCATGACGCTCAGCGCCGATCTCGCGCCGCGCGAGAACCCGGCGCCCTTCCTCGGCGCCTTCCGCTTCACCGCCGACGCGGGGGCGGCGCTCGCCCCGCTCGGCGTCTCGGCCGTGGTGGCGGTCGCGTCGCTGCCGCTGGCGACCGGACTGGTCGGCGTCGTCGGCATCGTCGGTGCGGGCATCCTGATCCGGGCCATCCCCCGCTACCTGCCGCGGCCGGGCCGCGCGGCGGCGC